The Amycolatopsis coloradensis sequence CCGAGGCGATGAAGAACAGCAGGGATCCCATGTACTTCCGCCCCTACGCCGAGGTCGCCGCGCTCTTCGACGGACTGGAGCTGATCGATCCCGGTGTGGTGAGCGCGCCACACTGGCATCCCGAACCCGGCCTCCGTGACATCGAACCGGACGACGTCTACGCCGGGGTCGGACGCAAGGTCTGAGGTCCTCGGCGTCCTGTTCGCGACGTGAACGGATTTCCCGGCTTGCCCATGCGCGTCATCCGGTGGCGTCACCGTTGGGGGAAGAGTCGGTACGACGACTGGCTGCGCATACCGCGCAGAATCTCGGCGTGGCGGACCGCCTCGATCGTCCGGACAGTCCTCACGCGCTTGCCGCGGCAGCCACCCATCGAGATGAATGGTTACGCGTCTACCGGGAAGCCTTCGGTTTCGTCAGCCTCGTACTCCGCCCGGCCTCCGGGTGACGCCGCGGTCGACGCAGATGTCCCACAACGGGCCGGACTGACAGATCATGACGATGTCTTTCTTCTTCGAGATCTTCTTGTCGTAATGCGTGCACTTCGGACCTGAGGTCGTGTCCCGGTAGCAGGGATTCGCCGAAACCCGGCCCGGCATACCGCGATTCGAACAAAGTTTCCCCTCTCTCGGAGCTTTGCGCGGGAATCGGCCTCGCCGGTGAAAGACCAAACTGGGGATTGCCGCGCGCAGGCCGACAGAACGCTGTCGACCTGTCGGTGTTCGTCCGACGATGGGCGGTGCCGGACGTGACCGGCCCGGTCGTGGATACCGCCGGGGTGGCGACCGGGTTTGAGTCCGTTTGTCATGCTGCCGGTGTGGCAACCACGGAAACACAGCCTGTCCAGGCGCCTGCCGGCCGGGGGAGAGCACTGGTTCTGGTGTGTCTGGCCGGCGTGCTCTGGGGCACGATCGGTCCGGTCATCCCGGTCGTCCACGACGCTTCGGGCCTCTCACCACTGGCCATCGGCGGGTACCGCGCCCTCGTCGCGGTGGTCGTCCTGGTGATCGCCGCTACCGTGATGCGGCGGTCGCGCGACTGCGTGCGGCTCGGTCGTCGGCATTGGCGGCGGGTGGCGGCGGTCGGGGTTTCGACGGCGATCTTCCAGCTGCTCTTCTTTGTGGCCGTCCTGTGGGCCGGGGTGAGCATCACCACCGTGGTGTGTCTCGGGTTCGCGCCGGTGCTGTTGCTGATCACCGGCAGCGTCCGGCGTCGCCGCCGGCCTTCCGCCGGCCAGTTCCTCACGGTCGCAGTCGCACTGGCCGGGCTTCTCCTGGTCAGCGTCGCCGGCAGCCCCGACGGCGAAGCGCCGTACCCGGCGCTAGGTGTGCTCACCGCACTCGCGTCCGGCGCCGCCTACGCCCTCTCCGCCGACGCAGCCGGGCCGTTGTCCCTACGGCTCGACACGCTGACCATGACCACGACGACGACCTGCGTCGCGGCGATGGTGCTCGTTCCCGCCGGACTGATCGTGCCGTTGGCGAGCGGCGGTGGGACGTGGACCGGCGACCTCGGGTCTTGGGCGCTGATCGGCTACCTCGGGGCCGTGACGATGGCGCTCGCCTACGCGTTGCTGTTCACCGGCCTGCGGACCACACCCAGCGGCGCGGCGGTGGTGGCGACCCTGCTCGAGCCGGTCACCGCTGTCGTGATCGCCGTCGTCTGGCTGGGTGAGCGGCTGACGGTGGCCGGTGTCGTGGGAATCGTGCTGATCATGACCGCGATCGGCAGCCTCGGACGTCAGTCGAAGGAACCGGCACCGCAGTGATCCGGCGCTACCGGGGGAAAATCGCCGGTCGTCCAGAGTGGACTCAGCGGTCGAATCGGTCGGCGAGACCAGCGGCCCGGCGCCGATCCGCGGCCCGAGTTCGTCACCTCGACCGGTATCCGCCCGGCGGTCGAAACGCTGTCCATCACTTCCTTTGGTGATGAAGAGCTGTCGTCTTACGCTGGCATCCTGTCCACGAGACAAGGAGCCGCACGTGACCGATGATGCCGCCGCGGACGGTCTTGGCAAGAAGCTCGGCGAGATCGCCCGCGCTCTGGCAGCGGAGCCGGATGTCGACTCGACGCTGGACGCCATCGTGATGGCCGCGGTCGACCACATCGAGGGTGCCGAACACGCTGGTATCTCCCTGGTCGAGCGAGGGCGCCGGATCCGGACCGTCGCACCGACCGGTGAAGTAGTCGTCCAGATCGACGAGGCGCAGTACCGCACGGGCCAGGGTCCTTGTGTCGACGCCATTTTCGAGCATCGCGTCTACCGCAGTGGTGACCTCGCCCGCGAGAGCCGTTGGCCCGACTTCGCGCCCGCGGCCGCCGAGACAGGCGTGCGGTCGATGATGTCGTATCGGCTGTTCACCACGGACACCACCCTGGGCGCGCTGAACCTGTACTCCCGCGCCTGTGACGCGTTCGGCGACCGGACCGAAGAGGACGGTCAGCTGTTCGCCACCCACGCGGCCATCGCGCTGGTCGGGGCGCAGACCGAAGCCAAGCTGCACGTCGCGGTCGAGCACCGAGACGTGATCGGCATGGCCAAAGGCATCCTCATGCAACGCCACGACCTCGAGCCCGCCCAAGCGTTCCGGATGCTCGCCGACTCGTCACAGAACTCGAACGTCAAACTGCACCAGGTCGCCGCCTGGCTCGTCGAGCATCGCCGGGAGCTGTGAGGTCCGCGGAAAGGGCCGGCGCGGTCTCGGTGCGCGCTTCCGCGTAGGCTGTCGGAACGGAGGTCCTCGCGCGTATCAGCCGATTGGCGCGTCCACCTTCACCGCACACCGATCACGCGCGACCGCCGAAGGGCCTCGCCGCAGGACGGAGTGCAGTGCGTCTTCCTCGTCCAACACCGGGCAGGAACATCACCACCGCACCACGATCTCGTGGTCACGGTCGTGATCGTCCTGCTCTCTGTCGCTGTGCTCCTCTCCTTCCACGGTGGCGCCGGGCGACTGGAGACGACCATGGAATCCCCAGGTGACGAGCAAGCACGCGAAACCGCCACACGCATCCGGGAAGCGTTGGGAGACCGCGTGCTGATCGCCCACGCCACAGGCGTCCTGATGGAAACAAGCCACGTCAGCGCCGAGAAGGCCTATGCCCTGCTCGTCGAGCGATCGGAGCGGGAGGACATCGGGCTCCGTGCGGTCGCGGACCGATTGGTCACCGACGCCACCGGCTCCGCCCCGTCCTGACACGCGGTGCGCCGTGGGCTCAGCTCGTTTCCCGGACGACCAGCCGGTACGGGGCGACGATCGAGCGCGGAGATCGCGGGCTCGCCATCTGCTTGGCCAGCCGGTCGAGGGCGAGCTCGGCGATGCGATCCTTGTCCGGGGAGACAGTGGTGAGAGCCGGGACACCGAACCTGCCGTCTTCGATGTCGTCGAAGCCGACCAGTGCCAAGGAGTCCGGCACCGCGACGCCGCGGTCGGCGGCGGCTCTCAACGCGCCCAGCGCGAGTTCGTCGGTGAAGCAGAACACCGCGTCGGGCGGCCGGGGAGAGTCCAGCAGCCGCAGCATCGCCTGATGGCCGTCGGCGCGGTGCAGACGTGGCACGCTCACTTCGAGCTCGGGTTCGGCCGGTAGCCCGGCCTCGGCGAGCGCTTCCCGGTAGCCTGCCAGCCGCTGGCGGGCGGTCGCGTTGAGCGACCGCGGTTGGCTGCCGACCGCGGCGATCCGCCGCCTGCCGCGCGCCAGTAGATGCGCGGTGGCCTCGCGTGCGGCCGCGACGTTGTCGATCGCGACGTGGTCGACCCCGGCGGTACCGTCGTGCTCTCCGAGAAGCACGAGGGGGGCGGTGTCGGTCCGGGAGGCCAGTTCCGCCGGGGCCACCGCCCACGGACTGAACAACACGCCGTCGACCAGTTGGCTGCGCCGTCCGTGCAGCAGTTGCGTTTCGCGTTCGGCGTCGCCGTCGGTCTGGTCGATGAGCACGGTCAGTCCCCGCGCTTCGGCGATACGCACCGTCCGCGCGGCGAGCTCGGAGAAGTAGGGCGAATCGATCTCCGGGATCACCAGCGCGACCAGTCCGGTCCGGCCTCGCCGGAGTGTCCGGGCGGCCATGTTGGGCCGGTAGCCGAGGGCATCGATACTCGCTTGCACCCGCTCCCTGGTCGCCGGGGCGACGTACCGGAAGCCGTTGACCACGTTCGACACCGTCCGCACGGACACTCCGGCGTGCTCGGCCACATCCCGCAGCTTCGGGTTCATCCTCTTCCTCTCGCTCCCTGCGAGGATAGCTCTTGCAACGTGGCATGCCACGTTGCAAACTGGGGTGACGCTGCCGTGTCGCCCGGAGGTCGAGATGCCCGTCCACCACGCCGCCCCCGCCCCGCTGTCCGCCGACGAACTCGAATCCTTGACCGCCCGCCTGCACCGGGAGGGCATCATCGGCCTCCCGCAGGCGTTCACTCGTGACTGGGTCGGACGGCTGGGCGAAGACATCGAGACGGCCTTCGCCGAAGCGCGCGGGCGCGAGAATGGTGCGGTCGGTCGCGGACCCAACCGGTTCTACGTCGAAATCCATCCCGAACAGTTGAGCGGGTTCGCCGAGTTGGCCTCCCATCCGTGGATCACCGCCGTCGCCGAAGCCGTGCTGGGACCGGAGTACCGGATCGTCGAGGTCGGGTTCGACGTTCCACTGGCAGGCGCGATCGACCAGCCGTGGCACCGCGACTTCCCGATGCCCGAGGAGACCGCCCGCCACCGCAAGCTGAACTCGTTGGCCGTCAACGTGACCGCCGTCGACACCGAACCGGATATGGGACCCTTCGAGATCGCGCCCGGCACGCACTGGGAAGACGGCGGCGCGTTCGAGCACGGGATGTTCCCTCCTCGAGAGGCGTACCCGCGCTACCGGGAACTGGCTGTACGCAAATTCCCTCGCATGGGCGACATTTCGATCCGGTCGGCCCTGACCGTCCACAGAGGAACCGCGAACCACTCGGCCAAAAGCCGCCCCGTCCTCGTCCTCGGTCTCGACGCGCCGGGAGCGGGCAACGACGCGCGCCACGACACCGCCGTGACGCACGAATTCTGGACGACCCTGCCGGATTCGGTGCGCGCCCATCTCGATTGCCCGATCGTCGATTCCCTGCGGCCCATCACTCAGAAGCACACCATCGAAGGTCTCGTGATGGGCGAATCCGAATCCTGAGGCTGTTTCGCGCGGGAGAAAAATCCCACCGAAGTAACGTCCCTCTGATTCACGAATTCGCCTGAAATGGACACACGTCGATTCGCGAGGCAAGCGAGCCGAACGACTCATGCGTGAGGCTGGGATGCGTGCCGGTCCACGTCGGTCGTCCATCGCCGGGCGGGTGTTCGCCGCGTCCGGGAAGCCGATGTTCTCCGCCTGCCCCGCGCGGGGCCGCCGTGGGCGTCTTGGCAAGCCCTTGAACTTCACGCCGCCGCGGCCGGCGTTGAAGACGAGAGGTTCATCCGTGGATCGGGATCCGTATTTCTGAATCGATTGTGGAAACGGCTCGCCGGTTGCCGGTAAATGTGGCTCATGACATGGTGTCGGTTAATATCCGACGTGTCACCGAAAGTGATCAACCGAGTGTCGTTGGTGGCCGAACGATGGTCGCGAAGTGTCATCCAGCGTGCGGATTCGGGCGTAAGTCGTGGATAACTGCGACGTATGGTCCAATATGGATGGATCGTTCGGACTAAATCAGCGGAAATCGTATTCCTCGACGCGGCCGGTCGTCTTAACCTTGCGTGATTCTTCACCTGATCTGCACTGGGGAGCAAGATGAAGTCCACGCCGTTGTTGTCGCGCGCCCGAAAGACCTCGGAGCGACTGCTCGACGCCCGATGACGGAACCCGGCTGCGTCAGCCGATTCGACAGGCACGCCCGGCAATCGCCCGACCACGTCGCGGTCTTCGAACACGGCACAGGGCTCACCTACGCCCGGCTCTCCGGGCTCGCGGGCGGCCGCGCGCTGCGGTTACGCGACGCCGGTGTCCGGCCGGGGGAGCGGGTCGGGCTCGTCACCGGGCACGGCAGCGCCGCGATCGCGGCGATCCTCGGCACGCTCGCCGCGGGCTGCACCTACGTCCCACTGGACCCGACCTTCCCCCGGGAGCGTCTCGAGTACCAGCTCACGGCCGCGCGGGTGACCGCCGTGCTCGCGGATCCGGAGTACGTCGAGCTGGCAGAGTCCTTGTGCGGCCCCGGATCCGTGCGGCTTGTACGCGCGGGCACGGAGACCGCGCCGCTCCCGGTGCCGGAAGCCGATCCGGACGGCTTGGCGTACGTGCTGTTCACCTCCGGGTCCACCGGCCGTCCGAAGGCCGTCGCGCAGACCCACCGCAACCTCCTGCACGTCGTCGACAACCAGATCACCGCCCTCGGCATCACCGCGGCCGACCGGCTCAGCCTGCTCGCGTCGTTCGGTTTCGACGCGGCGATCCCGGACCTCTACCCGGCACTGCTCACCGGCGCCGCGCTCGTACCGGTCGACCTGCGCGCGCACGGCCTCGCCCACGCCGCGCGCGAGCTGGCCCGGCACGAGGTGACCGTCTATCACTCGACGCCCACGGTCTACCGGCACCTGCTCGACGTCCTCGGCGAGACCGGCCTCCCGTCCGTGCGGACCGTGCTGCTCGGCGGCGAGCAGGCGACCCACGCCGACGTCCGCCGGGGCCGGTTCGCGCCGGAGTGCGTGTTCGTCAACGGCTATGGCGCCACCGAGGTGACCTTCGCCGCGCACTACCGGACGACCGCCGCCGAACTGGACCCGGACGCCGAGGGACCCTTGCCGATCGGGCGCGCGCTGCCCGGCTTCACGCTCACCGTGCTGGACAGCGGCGAACTCGAAGTGCGCGGGCGGCATCTCGTCGACGGCTACCTCGACCAGCCGAGCCCGGCGTTCGGCGTCACGGCCGACGGTGGCCGCCGCTACCGGACCGGCGATCTCGCCGCGCTGCTGCCGGACGGGAACCTCGTCTGCCTCGGCAGGCTCGACCGGCAGGTCAAGGTCCGCGGTTTCCGGGTGGAGCTGACCGAGATCGAGGCCCGGCTCGCCGAACAGCCCGGCGTGGCCGAGGCCCGCGCGATCGTGCGCGACGGCGACCTGTTCGCCTACGTGACCGCGGCCGGCCCGCGTCCGGACGGCCGGGCGCTGCGGGCCGCGCTGGCGGACGTCCTGCCCGGCTACTCGGTCCCCGCCGCCGTCGCCGTGCTGGACGCTTTTCCGCTGACCGTCACCGGAAAACTCGACGAACTGGCGCTGCCGGACCCGCGGACGGCCGCGATCGTCCCCGCCGAGCGGCTGACCCCGGACGAGGAACGCGTGCACCGGATCTGGTGCGCGGTTCTGAGCCGCGACCGGATCGGGCGCACCGAGGCGTTCTTCGACGCCGGCGGCGACTCGCTGCGGCTCGGCCGGGTGCAGGCGGGGCTGGCCGAGGAGTTCGGGGTGGACGTCCCGCTGCTCGTCCTGTTCGAGCACACGACGATCGCCGGGCAGGCCGCGTGGTTCACGGAGTCCACTTCGGACACTCCGTCGCCGGTCGCCGCAGAGGAGCAGACCGGTGATCTCATCGCCGTCGTCGGGCTGGCCTGCCGGTTCCCCGGCGCGCCGGACGCCGCCTCGTTCTGGTGGAACCTCTGCGCGGGCGTCGACTCGATCCACGACTACACCGATGACGAGCTGGCGGCGCTGGGCATCGGGCCGGGCCTGCGTGCCGACCCGGCGTACGTGCGGGCCGGTGGCCGGATCGAGGGCATCGAGGAGTTCGACGCCGGGTTCTTCGGGTTCACCGCCGACGAAGCCGCGCGGACCGACCCTCAGCATCGGCTGTTCCTCGAAACGGCGTGGCAGGCGCTGGAGGACGCGGGCCGCGACCCCTCCGCCGAGACCGGGCCGGTCGGGGTGTTCACGAGCACCTCGGTGAACCGCTACTTCCTGTTCCACCTGTTCGGCAACCCGGCGGTGACCGGCGACGTCGACCCGGACGACTGGGAGGGGCGGCTGCCCGGCCGTCAGCTCACCGATCACCTGCCGGGCCAGGTGGCGTACCGGCTCGGGCTGACCGGGCCGGCGGTGGCCGTGCAGAGCGCGTGCTCCAGTTCGCTCGCGGCGGTGGCGCTGGCCGCGCAGAGCCTCCTGGACTACCGGTGCGACGTCGCGCTGGCCGGTGGGGCGAGCGTGACGTGGCCGCGCTATCGCAGTGGCGGGCTCGTCTCGCCGGACGGCCGTTGCCGCGCGTTCGACGTCGCCGCGGCGGGCGCCGGGTTCGGTTCGGGCGCCGGGGCGGTCGTGCTTCGGAGGCTGGCGGACGCGGTCGCCGACCGTGACCACATCTACGCCGTGCTGCCCGGCTGGGCGATCACCAACGACGGTCCCGACCGCGCGGGCTACGCCGTGCCGGGACCGGCCGGACAGGCGGCCGCGGTGGCCGAGGCGCTGGCCGTCGCGGACGTCGCCCCGGACGAGGTCGCGCTGCTCGAAGCCCACGGCAGCGGCACCCCGCTCGGCGACGCGATCGAGGTGGCCGCGC is a genomic window containing:
- a CDS encoding GAF and ANTAR domain-containing protein gives rise to the protein MTDDAAADGLGKKLGEIARALAAEPDVDSTLDAIVMAAVDHIEGAEHAGISLVERGRRIRTVAPTGEVVVQIDEAQYRTGQGPCVDAIFEHRVYRSGDLARESRWPDFAPAAAETGVRSMMSYRLFTTDTTLGALNLYSRACDAFGDRTEEDGQLFATHAAIALVGAQTEAKLHVAVEHRDVIGMAKGILMQRHDLEPAQAFRMLADSSQNSNVKLHQVAAWLVEHRREL
- a CDS encoding ANTAR domain-containing protein, with protein sequence MVTVVIVLLSVAVLLSFHGGAGRLETTMESPGDEQARETATRIREALGDRVLIAHATGVLMETSHVSAEKAYALLVERSEREDIGLRAVADRLVTDATGSAPS
- a CDS encoding AMP-binding protein yields the protein MTEPGCVSRFDRHARQSPDHVAVFEHGTGLTYARLSGLAGGRALRLRDAGVRPGERVGLVTGHGSAAIAAILGTLAAGCTYVPLDPTFPRERLEYQLTAARVTAVLADPEYVELAESLCGPGSVRLVRAGTETAPLPVPEADPDGLAYVLFTSGSTGRPKAVAQTHRNLLHVVDNQITALGITAADRLSLLASFGFDAAIPDLYPALLTGAALVPVDLRAHGLAHAARELARHEVTVYHSTPTVYRHLLDVLGETGLPSVRTVLLGGEQATHADVRRGRFAPECVFVNGYGATEVTFAAHYRTTAAELDPDAEGPLPIGRALPGFTLTVLDSGELEVRGRHLVDGYLDQPSPAFGVTADGGRRYRTGDLAALLPDGNLVCLGRLDRQVKVRGFRVELTEIEARLAEQPGVAEARAIVRDGDLFAYVTAAGPRPDGRALRAALADVLPGYSVPAAVAVLDAFPLTVTGKLDELALPDPRTAAIVPAERLTPDEERVHRIWCAVLSRDRIGRTEAFFDAGGDSLRLGRVQAGLAEEFGVDVPLLVLFEHTTIAGQAAWFTESTSDTPSPVAAEEQTGDLIAVVGLACRFPGAPDAASFWWNLCAGVDSIHDYTDDELAALGIGPGLRADPAYVRAGGRIEGIEEFDAGFFGFTADEAARTDPQHRLFLETAWQALEDAGRDPSAETGPVGVFTSTSVNRYFLFHLFGNPAVTGDVDPDDWEGRLPGRQLTDHLPGQVAYRLGLTGPAVAVQSACSSSLAAVALAAQSLLDYRCDVALAGGASVTWPRYRSGGLVSPDGRCRAFDVAAAGAGFGSGAGAVVLRRLADAVADRDHIYAVLPGWAITNDGPDRAGYAVPGPAGQAAAVAEALAVADVAPDEVALLEAHGSGTPLGDAIEVAALNRVYRDTPPETCALGSVKTNIGHLDTAAGVAGLIKAVLSVRHGVIPPSLHFTAPHPEVDLAGGPWYIPAKATDWPDRERRVAGVSSFGMGGTNVHVIVEEAPAVPPRPEASGPFVLPVSARDAKALREAVSRLRDRLATDAPDLRDAAYTLSVRRAFACRAAVVADSVASAVAALDAVLTNGTDVEGPAGAERDLAVHWAGGGDVEWAADGDPGRVPLPGYPFQRERHWIDPSPHHTTDQETPR
- a CDS encoding phytanoyl-CoA dioxygenase family protein, coding for MPVHHAAPAPLSADELESLTARLHREGIIGLPQAFTRDWVGRLGEDIETAFAEARGRENGAVGRGPNRFYVEIHPEQLSGFAELASHPWITAVAEAVLGPEYRIVEVGFDVPLAGAIDQPWHRDFPMPEETARHRKLNSLAVNVTAVDTEPDMGPFEIAPGTHWEDGGAFEHGMFPPREAYPRYRELAVRKFPRMGDISIRSALTVHRGTANHSAKSRPVLVLGLDAPGAGNDARHDTAVTHEFWTTLPDSVRAHLDCPIVDSLRPITQKHTIEGLVMGESES
- a CDS encoding DMT family transporter; this encodes MATTETQPVQAPAGRGRALVLVCLAGVLWGTIGPVIPVVHDASGLSPLAIGGYRALVAVVVLVIAATVMRRSRDCVRLGRRHWRRVAAVGVSTAIFQLLFFVAVLWAGVSITTVVCLGFAPVLLLITGSVRRRRRPSAGQFLTVAVALAGLLLVSVAGSPDGEAPYPALGVLTALASGAAYALSADAAGPLSLRLDTLTMTTTTTCVAAMVLVPAGLIVPLASGGGTWTGDLGSWALIGYLGAVTMALAYALLFTGLRTTPSGAAVVATLLEPVTAVVIAVVWLGERLTVAGVVGIVLIMTAIGSLGRQSKEPAPQ
- a CDS encoding LacI family DNA-binding transcriptional regulator — protein: MNPKLRDVAEHAGVSVRTVSNVVNGFRYVAPATRERVQASIDALGYRPNMAARTLRRGRTGLVALVIPEIDSPYFSELAARTVRIAEARGLTVLIDQTDGDAERETQLLHGRRSQLVDGVLFSPWAVAPAELASRTDTAPLVLLGEHDGTAGVDHVAIDNVAAAREATAHLLARGRRRIAAVGSQPRSLNATARQRLAGYREALAEAGLPAEPELEVSVPRLHRADGHQAMLRLLDSPRPPDAVFCFTDELALGALRAAADRGVAVPDSLALVGFDDIEDGRFGVPALTTVSPDKDRIAELALDRLAKQMASPRSPRSIVAPYRLVVRETS